A DNA window from Vigna angularis cultivar LongXiaoDou No.4 chromosome 1, ASM1680809v1, whole genome shotgun sequence contains the following coding sequences:
- the LOC108319407 gene encoding probable starch synthase 4, chloroplastic/amyloplastic: MASKLRTCFVCWNLSGFNCVNHSNGNGRIVRVSFPASCKMRHRTTFSLQHKRQQIKPSTEVGLRQNQDEEEDSEVSSNNDDSVDNTNETKDFLDNTNETKEPLVININGAELAKQLSGKQLEDLLAMIRNAEKNILLLNQARVRALEDLEKVLAENDALQREIKALEARLAETDTRIKVAAQEKIHVELLEQPLEKLRNELAEKGGTEARYEELRDLQNGDLRDANPLSNKGIIHRLTEELNSLRTENASLKKDLESFKTQFSVVKNNDERLVALEMERSSLESALKDLESKLCSQEDVSKLSILTVECKDLSGKVGNLQSLLDKATKQADQAVIVLEQNQDLRRKVDELETSLEEANMYKLSSDQLQKYSELMKQKINVLEERLQKSDEELNSYIHLYKKSVKEFQDTVDTLKEQSKGRALEEPVEDMPWEFWSQLLLLIDGWAIEKKISVDDASLLREKVWRRDRRISETYKAYKEQSEPEVISAFLGLLSSATSPGLHVIHIAAEMAPVAKVGGLGDVVSGLGKALQKKGHLVEIVLPKYDCMQYDRVCNLRALSVQIESYFDHQLYKNKIWVGSVEGLPVYFIEPQHPSKFFWRGKFYGEHDDFRRFSFFSRAALQFLLQAGKKPNIIHCHDWQTAFIAPLYWEIFVHKGLNSARICFTCHNFEYQGTAAASELDSCGLVSQNLNQSDKMQDNSARDRVNSVKGGIVFSNIVTTVSPTYAQEVRTAEGGHGLHSTLSSHSRKFIGILNGIDTDAWNPATDAFLPVQYNATDLQGKVENKQALRRKLGLSSADIRRPLVGCITRLVPQKGIHLIRHAIYRTSELGGQFVLLGSSPVPHIQKEFEGIANHFQNHDHVRLILKYDESLSHAIYAASDMFIIPSIFEPCGLTQMISMRYGTIPIVRKTGGLNDSVFDVDDDTIPSDFRNGFTFVNPDEQGLNGALVRALNLFKNNPERWKQLVQKDMNIDFSWETSSAQYEELYLKSVARAKAAKRA; this comes from the exons ATGGCGTCGAAGCTGAGAACGTGTTTCGTGTGCTGGAACCTGAGCGGCTTCAACTGCGTTAACCACTCTAATGGCAATGGTAGGATAGTGCGAGTTTCGTTTCCAGCTTCTTGCAAAATGCGACACCGCACCACTTTCAG TTTGCAGCATAAGAGGCAACAGATCAAGCCTTCTACTGAGGTAGGTCTCCGTCAAAAtcaagatgaggaagaagattCAGAGGTTTCTTCCAACAACGATGATTCTGTGGACAATACAAATGAAACTAAGGATTTTCTGGACAATACAAATGAAACTAAGGAGCCTTTG GTCATAAACATAAATGGAGCGGAGCTGGCTAAACAGTTGTCTGGTAAGCAACTTGAGGATTTGCTGGCCATGATAAGAAATGCAGAGAAAA ACATTCTTCTTTTAAATCAGGCTAGAGTTCGTGCACTTGAAGATCTTGAAAAGGTTCTTGCTGAAAATGATGCATTGCAAAGAGAAATCAAGGCCTTAGAGGCGAGATTGGCCGAGACTGATACACGAATTAAAGTTGCCGCCCAAGAAAAAATACACGTGGAACTATTGGAGCAGCCGTTAGAAAAGCTTCGTAATGAGTTGGCCGAAAAGGGAGGTACTGAAGCAAGATATGAAGAATTGCGTGACCTTCAAAATGGAGATTTGAGGGATGCAAACCCTCTCAGTAATAAGGGTATTATTCATCGCCTTACTGAGGAGCTTAATTCATTAAGGACAGAAAATGCATCTTTGAAGAAAGATTTAGAATCATTTAAAACGCAGTTTAGTGTTGTCAAGAATAATGATGAACGTTTGGTGGCATTAGAAATGGAACGATCATCTTTGGAATCAGCCCTAAAGGACTTGGAATCAAAACTATGTTCTCAGGAGGATGTATCAAAACTTTCTATACTGACAGTTGAATGCAAGGATTTATCGGGTAAGGTTGGAAATTTGCAATCTTTGCTAGATAAAGCAACCAAACAAGCTGATCAAGCTGTTATTGTGCTGGAACAAAATCAGGATCTTCGGAGGAAGGTTGATGAGTTGGAAACATCTCTTGAAGAAGCTAATATGTATAAGCTATCATCTGATCAATTGCAAAAATATAGTGAACTaatgaaacaaaagataaaTGTATTGGAGGAGCGTCTTCAAAAATCAGATGAAGAGTTAAATTCTTACATTCATCTATATAAAAAATCAGTGAAGGAATTTCAAGATACGGTTGATACTCTGAAAGAACAAAGCAAGGGAAGGGCACTGGAAGAACCGGTGGAAGATATGCCATGGGAATTTTGGAGTCAACTGTTACTTCTAATTGATGGCTGGgcaatagaaaagaaaatatcagTAGATGATGCAAGTCTTTTGAGAGAAAAGGTATGGAGGAGAGACAGGCGTATTAGTGAAACATATAAGGCCTACAAAGAACAGAGTGAACCTGAGGTTATTTCTGCATTTCTTGGTCTTTTATCTTCTGCAACAAG TCCAGGATTACATGTGATTCATATTGCAGCAGAGATGGCACCAGTAGCTAAG GTTGGTGGTTTGGGGGATGTTGTCAGTGGTCTAGGTAAAGCACTGCAAAAGAAAGGACACCTTGTTGAAATTGTGCTTCCCAAATATGATTGTATGCAATATGATCGTGTCTGCAACTTACGG GCTTTGAGCGTGCAGATAGAATCATACTTTGATCAtcaattatacaaaaataaaatctggGTTGGCAGTGTTGAAg GTCTTCCTGTTTATTTTATTGAGCCCCAGCATCCTTCTAAGTTCTTTTGGAGAGGAAAATTTTATGGCGAGCATGATGATTTCAGAcgattttcattttttagccGTGCTGCTCTTCAGTTTCTTCTGCAAGCTGGCAAGAAGCCAAAtatcattcattgccatgattggCAGACAGCATTTATT GCTCCTCTGTACTGGGAAATATTTGTACATAAAGGATTAAATTCAGCTAGGATATGCTTTACATGCCACAACTTTGAGTATCAGGGGACTGCAGCAGCTTCAGAGTTAGACTCATGTGGTCTTGTTAGCCAGAATCTAAACCAATCAGATAAAATGCAGGACAACTCAGCACGGGATAGAGTTAATTCTGTCAAG GGTGGGATTGTTTTCTCAAACATTGTGACAACAGTTTCACCTACTTATGCCCAAGAAGTGAGAACTGCAGAG GGAGGACATGGTCTCCATTCAACACTCTCTTCCCACTCCAGAAAGTTCATTGGTATTCTTAATGGTATTGATACTGATGCATGGAATCCTGCCACTGATGCATTTCTTCCAGTCCAGTACAATGCAACTGATCTGCAAGGGAAAGTAGAGAATAAGCAAGCCTTGAGAAGGAAACTAGGTCTTTCATCTGCAGATATTAGGAGGCCATTG GTTGGTTGTATAACAAGATTGGTTCCACAAAAAGGTATTCATCTTATTAGACATGCAATATATCGAACATCGGAGTTGGGAGGACAATTTGTTCTGCTTGGTTCAAGTCCAGTGCCACATATTCAG AAAGAATTTGAGGGCATTGCCAACCACTTTCAGAATCATGATCACGTGAGGTTGATATTGAAGTATGATGAATCTCTCTCTCATGCAATTTATGCTGCATCTGACATGTTCATCATTCCATCGATCTTTGAACCTTGTGGCCTAACACAG ATGATATCAATGAGATATGGTACCATACCTATTGTCAGAAAAACCGGTGGCCTAAATGACAG TGTTTTTGATGTTGATGACGATACAATACCTTCAGATTTTCGAAATGGATTTACATTTGTGAATCCTGATGAGCAG GGATTAAACGGTGCTTTGGTACGAGCATTGAATCTCTTTAAGAACAATCCTGAGAGGTGGAAGCAACTTGTTCAGAAGGACATGAACATAGATTTCAGCTGGGAAACATCATCAGCACAATATGAAGAGCTCTACTTAAAGTCTGTGGCAAGAGCGAAGGCAGCAAAACGTGCTTAA
- the LOC108319385 gene encoding sm-like protein LSM5 produces MANNPSQLLPSELIDRCIGSKIWVIMKGDKELVGTLRGFDVYVNMVLEDVTEYEITSEGRRITKLDQILLNGNNIAILVPGGSPESE; encoded by the exons ATGGCTAATAATCCGTCACAGCTTCTCCCATCTG AGTTGATTGATCGGTGTATAGGATCGAAAATTTGGGTGATAATGAAGGGTGACAAGGAGCTTGTTGGTACTCTTCGAGGCTTTGATGTTTATGTCAACATGGTACTTGAAGATGTTACCGAATA CGAGATCACGTCTGAAGGGAGACGGATAACCAAGCTTGATCAGATTTTACTCAATGGAAACAACATTGCCATA TTGGTCCCTGGTGGTTCACCTGAGTCTGAATGA